Proteins encoded within one genomic window of Deltaproteobacteria bacterium:
- the gap gene encoding type I glyceraldehyde-3-phosphate dehydrogenase produces MAVKIAINGFGRIGRNVLRASINEKSLEFVAINDLTAPSTLAHLLKYDSVYGRFDGEISATEHSIIVNGREIKVTAEHDPAKLPWKELGVDIVLECTGHFTSRDKAAAHLDAGAKRVIISAPAKNEDITLCMGVNHKLYDPAKHKIISNASCTTNCLAPVAKVINDSFGIKKGLMTTVHAYTNDQKILDLPHKDLRRARAAALSMIPTTTGAAKAVALVLPELKGKLDGLAIRVPVPTVSMVDLVCEVEKTTSKEEVNAALKKASEGELKGILGFCIEECVSSDFRADCHSSIVDAGLTSVMGGNLVKVLSWYDNEWGFSCRMKDLMLHMSKTGI; encoded by the coding sequence ATGGCAGTAAAAATAGCAATCAACGGCTTCGGACGCATAGGAAGGAACGTGTTAAGGGCCTCGATAAACGAGAAGTCCCTCGAGTTCGTCGCGATAAACGACCTGACAGCGCCCTCTACTCTCGCGCATCTGCTTAAATACGACTCTGTGTACGGACGCTTCGACGGCGAGATCTCTGCAACGGAACATTCCATAATCGTAAACGGCAGAGAGATAAAGGTCACTGCAGAGCACGACCCGGCAAAGCTACCGTGGAAAGAGCTCGGGGTCGACATTGTGCTCGAGTGCACGGGGCACTTCACATCGAGGGACAAGGCCGCAGCGCACCTCGACGCAGGAGCAAAGCGCGTCATAATATCGGCTCCGGCAAAGAACGAGGACATAACGCTTTGCATGGGCGTTAACCACAAGCTCTACGACCCGGCAAAACATAAAATAATATCCAACGCCTCGTGCACAACGAACTGCCTTGCCCCTGTTGCCAAGGTGATAAACGACTCCTTTGGCATAAAGAAGGGCCTTATGACCACTGTGCACGCATACACGAACGACCAGAAGATACTTGATTTGCCGCATAAGGACCTAAGAAGGGCCAGGGCAGCCGCGCTCTCGATGATACCGACGACAACGGGCGCTGCAAAGGCGGTTGCGCTCGTACTTCCGGAACTAAAGGGCAAGCTCGACGGGCTCGCGATAAGGGTGCCGGTGCCGACAGTAAGCATGGTGGACCTTGTGTGCGAAGTCGAAAAGACGACATCCAAAGAAGAAGTCAACGCCGCGCTGAAAAAGGCCTCCGAGGGCGAACTTAAAGGCATACTCGGCTTTTGCATCGAGGAATGCGTTTCATCGGATTTTAGGGCCGACTGCCACTCTTCCATCGTGGACGCCGGGCTGACCTCTGTAATGGGCGGAAACCTCGTAAAAGTACTCTCCTGGTACGACAACGAATGGGGCTTCTCCTGCAGGATGAAGGATCTGATGCTCCACATGTCAAAGACCGGCATATAA